One genomic region from Terriglobales bacterium encodes:
- a CDS encoding sodium:solute symporter, with product MTQIGATHRTLGSVDLGIIAAYFVVVFAIGFYFSLKERTSTDYFLASRDIGWFAIGTSLFVSNVSTEHFIGLAGSGATSGLAVGHFEWLACMILLILGWVFVPFYLRSNVFTMPEFLERRFNRQCAVYLAGISIIAYVFTKISVHLYAAAVVLERVVGWSPLTAAVILVVATGVYTVAGGLAAVIYTDLVQTLILIAGAVILTVIGLDKAGGFTGLRHALPSNYFHMIKPPSDPEFPWTGIFLGAPILGIWYWCTDQVIVQRVLSAKDEGHAKAGTILAAFLKILPVFILVLPGLIAVTLYRNLFSFGPNGEVLNGDIAYPTLVINLLPAGVVGLMIAALLAALMGAMSAVFNSASTLVTLDFYKKLRPGASERQLVNFGRMATGVMVILGLLWVPFIHLISSQLYIYLQSVQAYISPPIAVCFILGILWPRMNGAGAITSLLVGFVLGALRFVLEIADRSHGGHFFTSSAARWIVDLNFLHYAILMFIACSAVLVSVSLATAAPERRTLAGLTFATVDEKLNVEEMGAIAPQRKPTAETRLERRVNLAFSVLLVAVVVGLWVYFR from the coding sequence ATGACGCAGATCGGCGCGACACACCGGACACTGGGCTCAGTTGACTTAGGCATCATCGCAGCCTATTTCGTTGTGGTCTTCGCCATCGGCTTTTACTTCTCGCTGAAAGAAAGGACATCCACCGATTACTTCCTCGCCAGTCGCGATATAGGCTGGTTCGCGATTGGCACCTCGTTATTTGTCTCCAATGTATCCACGGAGCACTTTATCGGGCTGGCGGGATCCGGTGCGACATCAGGATTAGCGGTGGGCCACTTTGAATGGCTCGCCTGCATGATTCTGTTGATTCTAGGGTGGGTCTTTGTTCCGTTTTATCTTCGCTCCAATGTCTTCACCATGCCGGAGTTCCTGGAGCGGCGATTCAATCGCCAATGTGCCGTGTACTTGGCCGGCATTTCCATCATCGCCTACGTCTTTACAAAAATTTCCGTGCATCTCTACGCCGCCGCCGTGGTTCTGGAACGCGTTGTCGGGTGGAGCCCTTTGACGGCCGCCGTGATCCTGGTCGTTGCCACCGGGGTATATACCGTGGCCGGTGGCCTGGCAGCGGTGATTTACACCGATCTTGTGCAGACGCTGATTTTGATTGCTGGTGCGGTCATTCTCACCGTCATCGGACTCGACAAGGCGGGAGGATTCACCGGACTGCGGCACGCTCTTCCATCCAACTACTTCCACATGATCAAGCCCCCTTCTGATCCTGAGTTTCCATGGACGGGCATTTTCCTAGGCGCACCAATTCTTGGTATCTGGTACTGGTGCACCGACCAGGTGATTGTGCAGCGAGTGCTGTCAGCAAAAGATGAGGGACATGCCAAGGCAGGCACGATTCTTGCCGCGTTCTTGAAAATTCTTCCTGTGTTCATCCTGGTACTGCCTGGACTCATCGCTGTGACGCTGTACCGGAACCTTTTCAGTTTCGGGCCGAACGGCGAAGTCTTGAATGGCGATATTGCCTATCCGACGCTGGTCATCAATCTCTTGCCTGCCGGTGTGGTGGGACTGATGATCGCCGCGCTGTTGGCGGCGCTTATGGGCGCGATGAGCGCAGTGTTCAATTCCGCTTCTACGCTGGTTACCCTCGACTTCTACAAGAAACTGCGCCCTGGGGCCAGCGAACGGCAACTGGTTAACTTCGGACGAATGGCTACCGGTGTCATGGTAATTCTTGGTCTGCTTTGGGTGCCATTCATTCACCTTATCAGCAGCCAGCTCTATATTTACCTGCAGAGTGTCCAGGCGTATATCAGTCCGCCGATCGCGGTGTGCTTCATCCTCGGAATTCTGTGGCCCCGCATGAACGGTGCAGGAGCAATCACGTCTTTGCTGGTCGGATTCGTGCTCGGTGCTTTGCGGTTCGTGTTGGAGATCGCAGATCGCAGTCATGGCGGCCACTTCTTTACCTCGTCGGCAGCTCGCTGGATCGTTGATCTTAATTTCCTTCACTACGCGATCTTGATGTTTATTGCGTGTTCAGCCGTGCTGGTTTCGGTAAGCCTGGCGACGGCGGCACCCGAACGCCGCACGCTGGCCGGACTGACCTTCGCGACGGTCGACGAAAAACTGAATGTGGAAGAGATGGGAGCGATCGCGCCGCAACGCAAGCCGACTGCGGAGACGCGGCTGGAGCGTCGCGTCAACCTCGCATTCAGCGTGTTGCTGGTGGCGGTCGTGGTGGGACTGTGGGTGTATTTCCGATGA